A genome region from Bernardetia sp. includes the following:
- a CDS encoding RsiV family protein, with protein MMQLNKTTYLLLIALLCAFPLVSFGQSNSQNVKKEEKTPVKIAKYFYKKLDGNLGEQRIEFDLMRFGSTLEGHFYFLDKEEKGTIRGTISETGRISLEEIEGITEEGEANIVGFFDGKFMSPTEIAGTWHSFDGEEYNTFTVKENYPEKSSSFWVVHEGRSYSGTATVDLVYVVMGEEKHKATAEKINEYINSHILNYEHPKSDKKQFGDHSEFLDDFVSRYKKASEQAQKDGMPLPMWDNHHQIILDYNNHNIIVLEFVESVFEGGAHASERINFVNFDLGTGEIVKLEELFEKDFMPKLTKVAEEIFRSNYGFKDIKDFSKEGINFKGNTFTLNKNYALSKGGITFRFNEEEIAAHSMGAFEIFIPYSKVKDLIKKDSPLQEIVESHY; from the coding sequence ATGATGCAGTTAAACAAAACTACTTATCTTTTACTCATTGCCTTATTATGTGCTTTTCCTCTTGTAAGTTTTGGGCAGAGCAATTCTCAAAATGTAAAGAAAGAGGAAAAAACACCTGTAAAGATTGCCAAGTATTTTTATAAAAAACTAGATGGCAACCTTGGAGAACAGCGCATAGAATTTGACTTGATGCGCTTTGGCTCTACCTTAGAAGGACACTTCTATTTTTTAGATAAAGAAGAAAAAGGAACTATTAGAGGAACAATTTCTGAAACAGGGCGTATCTCATTAGAAGAAATTGAAGGAATTACGGAAGAGGGCGAAGCCAATATTGTTGGCTTTTTTGATGGAAAGTTTATGTCTCCAACAGAAATTGCTGGAACTTGGCATTCCTTCGACGGCGAAGAATACAATACCTTTACTGTAAAAGAAAATTATCCAGAAAAATCATCTAGCTTTTGGGTAGTTCATGAGGGCAGAAGTTATAGTGGCACAGCTACTGTAGATTTGGTTTATGTGGTAATGGGAGAAGAAAAACATAAAGCTACAGCAGAAAAGATTAACGAATATATCAATAGCCATATTTTGAATTACGAACATCCAAAGAGTGATAAAAAGCAGTTTGGCGACCACAGCGAATTTTTAGATGACTTTGTAAGCCGTTACAAAAAAGCAAGCGAACAAGCACAAAAAGACGGAATGCCTTTACCAATGTGGGACAATCATCATCAAATTATTTTAGATTATAACAACCACAATATCATAGTTTTAGAATTTGTAGAAAGCGTTTTTGAAGGAGGTGCACATGCCAGTGAGAGAATAAATTTTGTAAACTTTGATTTGGGCACAGGTGAAATTGTTAAGTTAGAAGAACTTTTTGAAAAAGATTTTATGCCTAAACTCACAAAAGTCGCAGAAGAGATTTTTCGTAGCAATTATGGCTTCAAAGACATCAAAGATTTTTCTAAAGAAGGTATCAATTTTAAAGGCAATACATTTACATTAAATAAAAACTATGCGCTTAGCAAGGGAGGGATTACATTCCGTTTCAATGAAGAAGAAATTGCAGCACACTCTATGGGAGCTTTTGAAATTTTTATTCCTTATTCAAAAGTCAAAGACTTAATTAAAAAAGATAGTCCATTACAAGAAATTGTAGAAAGTCATTATTAG
- the hemA gene encoding glutamyl-tRNA reductase translates to MQFIFKALTINYTTAPVEIREKLSLSESECNSFLQRASEMFALSELFVLSTCNRTEIYYTSSENNTLSVNMDIPKECPFSSSKSFAQKLIALLVTQKGLSDAESYFPYFKAIEDHKEAVKHLFSVAMGLESQVIGDIQISNQVKKAYQYSADLNLASPFLHRLLHTVFFTNKRVAQETSFRDGAASVSYAAAEMTEELAQTVLQPKVLVVGVGEIGGDVVRNLDKEDYHSVTVMNRTFEKAQEFASEQGFEVARIENLQEEVKKADVIICSVAAKEPILTKKLVEQAQQDVRFKYLIDLSVPRSVEPEVEQIPFVSVYNIDQIQNRTAEVIERRKAAIPQVQAIIDEAILGFEEWSKEMVVSPTIHKLKSALEQIRKEEINRHLKNLSDKEKKKVEAITKGMMQKIIKLPVIQLKAACKRGEAETLVDVLNDLFNLEQDEKV, encoded by the coding sequence ATGCAATTCATTTTCAAGGCTTTAACCATAAATTATACCACTGCACCAGTAGAAATACGTGAAAAACTTTCTTTGTCGGAATCAGAGTGTAATAGCTTCCTACAAAGAGCTTCTGAAATGTTTGCACTTAGTGAGCTTTTCGTACTTTCTACTTGTAACAGAACCGAAATCTATTATACTTCATCAGAAAATAATACTCTATCTGTAAATATGGACATTCCTAAAGAATGCCCTTTTTCATCTTCAAAATCATTTGCTCAAAAACTGATTGCTTTACTCGTTACTCAAAAAGGGCTTTCAGATGCTGAGAGTTATTTTCCTTATTTCAAAGCTATTGAAGACCATAAGGAAGCAGTAAAACATCTTTTTTCTGTGGCAATGGGGTTAGAGTCGCAAGTTATTGGAGATATTCAAATTAGTAATCAAGTAAAGAAAGCCTATCAATATAGTGCAGATTTGAATTTGGCTAGTCCATTCTTACATCGCTTGTTGCACACTGTTTTTTTTACCAATAAAAGAGTAGCACAAGAAACCAGTTTTAGAGATGGCGCAGCTTCAGTTTCTTATGCAGCAGCCGAAATGACGGAAGAACTTGCTCAAACTGTATTGCAGCCAAAAGTTTTGGTGGTTGGAGTAGGTGAAATAGGTGGTGATGTAGTCCGAAATTTAGATAAAGAAGATTATCATTCCGTTACGGTAATGAATCGTACTTTTGAAAAGGCACAAGAGTTTGCCAGCGAACAAGGTTTTGAAGTGGCAAGAATAGAAAATCTTCAAGAAGAAGTAAAAAAAGCAGACGTAATTATTTGTTCGGTAGCTGCAAAAGAACCTATTCTAACAAAAAAATTGGTGGAGCAGGCACAGCAAGATGTTCGCTTTAAATATCTGATTGATTTATCTGTTCCTAGAAGTGTTGAACCAGAAGTAGAGCAAATTCCTTTTGTTTCTGTTTACAATATTGACCAAATTCAGAACCGTACAGCAGAAGTTATTGAACGTAGAAAAGCAGCCATCCCACAAGTGCAGGCAATAATAGATGAAGCAATACTAGGATTTGAAGAGTGGAGTAAAGAAATGGTAGTTTCTCCAACGATTCATAAGTTAAAAAGCGCATTAGAGCAAATTCGTAAAGAGGAGATAAATCGTCATTTGAAAAACTTAAGCGATAAAGAGAAAAAGAAAGTAGAGGCAATTACGAAAGGTATGATGCAGAAAATAATTAAACTTCCCGTTATTCAACTCAAGGCAGCTTGTAAGCGTGGAGAAGCAGAAACTTTGGTCGATGTGTTGAATGATTTGTTCAATTTAGAGCAAGACGAAAAAGTCTAA
- a CDS encoding aminotransferase class I/II-fold pyridoxal phosphate-dependent enzyme: MKNILEQHLQNQINKRKEENNLRFLASSNPNNIDFFSNDYLGLARNEELQQQILEEYKIQAHRFNTCRIGSTGSRLLSGHNEYFEELEAELAHFFKAEKALFFGSGYHANVALLSSILTRNDIILYDSLVHASLKEGYRLSPAKHFSFKHNDVGDLEKKIIRVKNSNEHQNILVVVESIYSMDGDIAPLQKLVEVCEKYDANLVVDEAHSTGIFGENGNGLVTELGLEKQIFARIHTFGKAFGVQGAAILGSETLINYLINFSLPFIYTTAPPLFQLVSVKKAMGFLKIHQKELVEKLNENIKLFVFQSESGSITPIQIIPIAGNENCQKAALQLQKEGFEVRAIKSPTVRKGDERLRICLHSFNTESEILSFLETLNQAEKKLLQNSKEL; the protein is encoded by the coding sequence TTGAAAAATATTTTAGAGCAACACCTTCAAAATCAGATAAATAAGCGTAAAGAAGAAAATAATTTGCGTTTTTTAGCCTCATCAAACCCAAATAACATTGATTTTTTTTCAAATGATTATTTGGGTTTGGCTCGTAATGAAGAATTACAACAGCAAATTTTAGAGGAGTATAAAATACAAGCTCATCGCTTCAATACTTGTCGTATTGGCTCAACAGGTTCTCGTCTTTTATCTGGACACAATGAATACTTTGAGGAATTAGAAGCAGAACTAGCTCATTTTTTTAAGGCTGAAAAGGCTCTTTTCTTTGGTTCTGGTTATCATGCAAATGTTGCACTTTTATCTTCTATCTTGACACGAAATGATATTATTTTGTATGACAGTTTGGTTCACGCATCCTTAAAAGAAGGATACAGACTCAGTCCAGCCAAACATTTTTCATTCAAGCACAATGATGTAGGAGATTTAGAAAAGAAAATTATCAGAGTAAAAAATAGTAATGAACATCAGAATATTTTGGTAGTTGTGGAATCTATTTATTCAATGGATGGAGATATTGCTCCTCTTCAAAAATTAGTCGAAGTTTGTGAAAAATACGATGCAAATTTAGTAGTTGATGAAGCTCATAGCACAGGCATTTTTGGAGAAAATGGAAATGGACTTGTAACAGAGTTAGGCTTAGAAAAACAAATTTTTGCACGAATACATACGTTTGGAAAAGCATTTGGAGTGCAAGGAGCAGCTATTTTAGGAAGTGAAACTCTTATAAATTATCTTATCAATTTTTCTTTACCCTTTATTTACACTACTGCGCCACCACTTTTTCAATTAGTTTCAGTAAAAAAGGCAATGGGTTTTCTAAAAATTCATCAAAAGGAATTAGTTGAAAAACTAAATGAAAATATAAAATTATTTGTATTTCAAAGTGAAAGTGGTTCAATAACGCCAATTCAGATTATTCCCATAGCAGGAAATGAAAACTGTCAAAAGGCAGCTCTACAATTACAAAAAGAAGGGTTTGAAGTGCGTGCTATAAAATCGCCAACAGTTAGGAAAGGAGACGAACGCCTACGGATTTGTTTACATAGTTTTAATACAGAAAGTGAGATTTTGAGCTTTTTGGAGACTTTAAATCAAGCTGAAAAAAAACTCCTCCAAAATTCAAAAGAACTTTAG
- the dnaK gene encoding molecular chaperone DnaK, whose amino-acid sequence MGKIIGIDLGTTNSCVAVMEGNEPVVITNSEGKRTTPSIVAFLDNGERKVGDPAKRQAITNPEKTIASIKRFMGDSFSETEKEMKYVAYKVVKGANNTPRVKIDDREYTPQEISAMILQKMKATAEDYLGTTVSEAVITVPAYFNDAQRQATKEAGEIAGLKVRRIINEPTAAALAYGLDKKDKDMKVAVFDLGGGTFDISILELGDGVFEVKSTNGDTHLGGDDFDQVIIGWLADQFQSDYNVDLRKDPMALQRLKEAAERAKIELSSSTQTEINLPYIMPIDGVPKHLVTTLSRAKFEQLTDDLVKRTLEPCKEALKDAGISASEIDDVILVGGSTRIPKIQEEVEKFFGKKPSKGVNPDEVVATGAAIQGGVLTGEVKDVLLLDVTPLSLGIETMGGVMTKLIESNTTIPTRKSQVFSTAADNQPSVEIHVLQGERAMAKDNKTIGRFHLDGIPPAPRGIPQVEVTFDIDANGILNVSAKDMASGKEQKIRIEASSGLTDAEIEKMRQEAEANAAADQEAKENIDTINKADAMVFQTEKQLKEYGDKLSEANKTAIEAALKDLRTSHAEKDVAKIKTALETLEGAWSAASQEMYANAGGNPQDPMGGAAGQQTDASQEPSSANAEDVTDVDYEEVDSDKK is encoded by the coding sequence ATGGGAAAAATTATTGGTATTGACTTAGGAACAACCAACTCGTGTGTCGCTGTAATGGAAGGCAACGAGCCAGTAGTAATCACAAATAGCGAAGGAAAGCGTACTACTCCTTCAATCGTAGCATTCTTAGATAATGGTGAGCGTAAAGTAGGTGACCCTGCAAAACGTCAAGCTATTACAAACCCAGAAAAAACGATTGCTTCTATCAAGCGTTTTATGGGAGATAGCTTCAGTGAGACAGAAAAAGAAATGAAGTATGTAGCCTACAAAGTGGTAAAAGGAGCAAACAACACACCTCGTGTAAAGATAGACGACCGTGAGTACACACCACAAGAAATTTCAGCGATGATTCTTCAAAAAATGAAGGCAACAGCAGAAGATTATTTAGGCACGACGGTTTCAGAAGCAGTAATTACAGTTCCTGCTTACTTCAACGATGCACAGCGTCAGGCAACAAAAGAAGCAGGAGAGATTGCAGGTTTGAAAGTTCGTCGTATTATCAACGAACCAACAGCAGCAGCACTAGCTTACGGCTTAGACAAGAAAGACAAAGATATGAAAGTTGCTGTCTTTGACTTGGGTGGTGGTACATTTGATATTTCTATCCTTGAATTAGGAGACGGCGTTTTTGAAGTAAAATCAACTAACGGAGACACTCACCTCGGAGGTGATGACTTTGACCAAGTAATCATTGGATGGTTAGCAGACCAATTCCAAAGCGATTACAACGTAGATTTGCGTAAAGACCCAATGGCATTGCAACGTTTGAAAGAAGCAGCAGAAAGAGCAAAGATTGAGCTTTCTAGTTCTACTCAAACAGAAATCAACTTGCCTTATATCATGCCGATTGATGGTGTACCAAAACACTTGGTTACAACACTTTCAAGAGCTAAATTTGAGCAACTTACAGATGATTTAGTAAAAAGAACATTAGAGCCTTGTAAAGAAGCATTGAAAGATGCTGGTATTTCGGCTTCTGAAATTGATGATGTAATCTTGGTAGGTGGTTCTACTCGCATTCCTAAGATTCAAGAAGAAGTAGAGAAATTCTTTGGTAAAAAGCCATCTAAAGGCGTAAACCCTGATGAAGTTGTTGCAACTGGTGCAGCTATTCAAGGTGGTGTTTTGACAGGAGAAGTAAAAGACGTTCTTCTTTTAGACGTAACTCCTCTTTCTCTAGGAATTGAGACAATGGGTGGCGTAATGACAAAACTTATTGAGTCTAACACTACTATTCCTACTCGCAAATCACAAGTGTTCTCTACAGCAGCAGACAATCAGCCGTCTGTAGAAATCCATGTATTGCAAGGAGAGCGTGCAATGGCGAAAGACAACAAAACGATTGGTCGTTTCCACCTAGATGGTATTCCACCAGCACCTCGTGGTATTCCACAAGTAGAAGTTACTTTTGATATTGATGCAAACGGTATCTTAAACGTATCTGCGAAAGATATGGCTTCTGGAAAAGAGCAAAAAATCCGTATTGAGGCTTCTTCTGGTCTTACAGATGCAGAAATCGAAAAGATGCGTCAAGAAGCAGAGGCAAATGCTGCTGCTGACCAAGAAGCAAAAGAAAACATCGATACTATAAATAAAGCTGATGCAATGGTTTTCCAAACGGAGAAACAACTTAAAGAGTATGGCGATAAGCTCTCTGAAGCAAACAAAACAGCTATCGAAGCAGCATTGAAAGACCTACGTACTTCTCACGCAGAGAAAGATGTAGCTAAAATTAAAACTGCTTTAGAAACGTTGGAAGGAGCTTGGAGTGCAGCCTCTCAAGAAATGTATGCAAATGCTGGAGGAAATCCTCAAGACCCAATGGGTGGAGCAGCAGGTCAGCAAACTGACGCTTCTCAAGAGCCATCTAGCGCCAATGCAGAAGACGTAACAGACGTAGATTACGAAGAAGTAGATTCTGATAAGAAATAA
- a CDS encoding TauD/TfdA dioxygenase family protein, whose amino-acid sequence METNLKSNKERPTVKGSEAFPNYTLPCKVFEGIDVKNLSDEEFNEIRKAVPENGVILIKDQHLTLDELVAWTKRFGEPVELPDGLRFNNFHKEYPEVTRISNILPNGELLQNYSGAEYWHSDGDFWQAPKNYVFSCLYAEKVPPQGGETGFADIRLAYDGLSQELKDKIKDLRVWVSPKNIPDFEGAKESELPPDAYHNIAYLHPETKKTGVYFGCTASDIEGMSREEGQKLLKELMAEVEQGQYVYAHKWSPNDLLMWDNTSTMHRSLGGYGNYPRLMYRTQAYAK is encoded by the coding sequence ATGGAAACAAATTTAAAATCCAATAAAGAAAGACCGACTGTAAAGGGTTCGGAGGCTTTTCCTAATTATACGCTTCCCTGCAAAGTTTTTGAAGGCATAGATGTAAAGAATCTTAGTGATGAAGAGTTTAATGAAATTAGAAAGGCTGTTCCAGAAAATGGAGTTATTCTCATCAAAGACCAACATCTCACTTTAGATGAGCTAGTCGCTTGGACAAAACGTTTTGGTGAGCCTGTAGAGCTTCCAGACGGACTTCGTTTTAATAACTTCCACAAAGAATATCCAGAAGTTACACGTATTTCGAATATTTTACCTAATGGAGAGCTTTTACAAAACTATTCAGGGGCAGAATATTGGCACAGCGATGGCGATTTTTGGCAAGCTCCAAAAAATTATGTCTTTAGCTGTTTGTATGCTGAAAAAGTGCCACCACAGGGAGGAGAAACAGGTTTTGCTGATATACGACTTGCTTACGACGGACTTAGCCAAGAGCTAAAAGACAAGATAAAAGACCTTCGTGTGTGGGTGTCTCCGAAAAATATTCCAGATTTTGAAGGCGCAAAAGAATCTGAACTTCCACCAGATGCGTATCACAATATTGCTTATCTGCATCCAGAAACAAAGAAAACAGGAGTTTATTTTGGCTGTACGGCTTCTGACATAGAAGGAATGAGTAGAGAAGAAGGACAAAAACTTTTGAAAGAATTAATGGCAGAAGTGGAACAAGGACAGTATGTGTATGCTCACAAGTGGAGTCCGAACGACCTTTTGATGTGGGACAACACTTCTACAATGCACCGTAGTTTGGGAGGTTATGGAAACTACCCAAGGCTGATGTATCGCACACAGGCGTATGCTAAATAA
- a CDS encoding phosphoglycerate kinase, with protein MLYLDNYSFADKTALVRVDFNVPLKENNGSFEITDDTRLKAALPTLKKILSDGGKIVLMSHLGRPKNEGEYEQEGKGENKFSLRHIVGYLKEHLNTEVKFVEDAGSNEAVEASKELEKGEVLLLENVRFYKAETKTNQENHTDFAKKLARLGDVYVNDAFGTAHRKHASTATVADFFDKENRVCGYVMQKELENAQKVLGNPERPFVAIMGGAKISDKIMVIEKLLDKVDSLIIGGGMAYTFFKAEGGNIGSSLVEEDKLSLASELLKKAEAKNVKIHLPKDSIAADKFDNNATTKEVNNKEIPDGFMGLDIGKEAQEEFSNVLKNAKTIMWNGPMGVFEMSNFAKGTQKIGEVVVEATQNGAYSLIGGGDSAAAINQMNAGDKVSYVSTGGGALLEYLEGKELPGVVALEK; from the coding sequence ATGCTCTATTTAGATAACTATTCTTTTGCAGACAAAACGGCTTTGGTTCGTGTAGATTTTAATGTTCCTTTAAAGGAAAATAATGGCAGTTTTGAAATAACGGACGATACACGTTTGAAGGCAGCTTTACCAACACTTAAAAAAATTCTTAGTGATGGAGGAAAAATCGTTTTGATGTCGCACTTAGGCAGACCAAAGAATGAAGGAGAATATGAGCAAGAAGGCAAAGGAGAAAATAAATTTTCTCTTAGACATATTGTAGGCTATTTAAAAGAACATCTCAATACAGAAGTAAAATTTGTAGAAGATGCTGGCAGCAATGAGGCAGTAGAAGCATCTAAAGAGCTAGAAAAAGGAGAAGTTCTTTTACTAGAGAATGTGCGTTTTTACAAGGCAGAAACTAAAACAAACCAAGAAAATCACACAGATTTTGCTAAAAAACTAGCTCGTTTGGGAGATGTATATGTGAATGATGCTTTCGGAACAGCACATAGAAAACACGCCTCTACGGCAACAGTAGCCGATTTTTTTGATAAAGAAAATCGTGTTTGTGGTTATGTAATGCAAAAAGAGTTGGAGAATGCTCAAAAAGTATTAGGAAACCCAGAGCGTCCGTTTGTTGCTATTATGGGAGGAGCAAAAATTTCTGATAAAATAATGGTTATTGAAAAACTATTAGACAAAGTAGATTCTCTCATTATTGGAGGAGGAATGGCTTATACTTTCTTCAAGGCAGAAGGAGGAAATATTGGAAGCTCTTTGGTAGAGGAAGATAAACTCAGCCTTGCTAGTGAACTGTTGAAAAAGGCAGAAGCAAAAAATGTCAAAATTCATTTGCCTAAAGATTCTATTGCAGCAGATAAATTTGATAACAATGCCACGACAAAAGAAGTAAATAACAAAGAAATTCCAGATGGTTTTATGGGCTTGGATATTGGAAAAGAAGCTCAAGAAGAATTTTCCAATGTCTTGAAAAATGCCAAAACCATTATGTGGAACGGACCAATGGGAGTTTTTGAGATGTCAAATTTTGCTAAAGGAACTCAAAAAATTGGAGAAGTGGTAGTGGAAGCTACTCAAAATGGAGCATATTCTCTCATTGGTGGTGGAGACTCGGCAGCAGCCATCAACCAAATGAATGCAGGAGATAAAGTATCTTATGTTTCAACAGGTGGTGGTGCATTATTAGAATATTTGGAAGGAAAAGAGCTTCCGGGAGTAGTAGCTTTGGAGAAATAG
- a CDS encoding macro domain-containing protein, which translates to MHYLFIDQNSQMISAWNKYFSDVENITILKGDITTVHVDAIVSPANSFGFMDGGVDNAISLRLGWSLQFELQKKIKELPEGELLVGKSLILETGDEFIPYLISSPTMRVPMSFNIATSVNAYLAMKSTLIAARNHPKIEYVSITGFCTGVGRMPFEMAAHQMYQAYKEIELGNKMDFKTFGDAQKYQLEINPNTMIFDF; encoded by the coding sequence ATGCACTATCTTTTCATAGACCAAAACTCTCAAATGATTTCGGCATGGAACAAATATTTTTCAGATGTAGAAAACATAACCATTCTCAAGGGTGACATCACAACCGTACACGTAGATGCGATTGTTAGTCCTGCTAATTCATTTGGTTTTATGGATGGAGGAGTAGATAATGCAATTTCGTTACGCTTAGGATGGAGTTTACAGTTTGAATTACAAAAGAAAATAAAAGAACTACCCGAAGGCGAACTCTTAGTTGGAAAATCGTTGATTTTGGAAACTGGAGATGAGTTTATTCCTTATCTTATTTCTAGCCCTACGATGCGTGTTCCGATGAGTTTTAATATTGCTACGTCTGTAAATGCCTATTTGGCAATGAAATCAACACTTATTGCAGCAAGAAATCATCCCAAGATAGAGTATGTTTCAATAACAGGTTTTTGTACAGGAGTGGGGAGAATGCCCTTTGAAATGGCAGCACATCAAATGTACCAAGCCTACAAAGAAATAGAATTAGGAAATAAAATGGATTTCAAAACCTTTGGAGATGCTCAAAAATATCAACTTGAAATAAATCCTAACACAATGATATTTGATTTTTAA
- a CDS encoding nucleoside-diphosphate kinase gives MATNRTFTMIKPDAFGANNTGNILAMIEEAGFRLVAAKVTRLSKERAGQFYAVHKERPFYNDLCEYMSSGNILAAILEKDNAVADFRTLIGATNPKEAAEGTVRAKYGESIEANAVHGSDSDENAQIEGNFFFSNLEQF, from the coding sequence ATGGCAACTAATCGCACTTTCACAATGATTAAGCCTGACGCTTTTGGCGCAAACAACACAGGCAATATTTTGGCAATGATTGAAGAGGCTGGCTTCCGTTTGGTAGCTGCAAAAGTTACTCGTCTTTCAAAAGAGCGTGCAGGACAGTTTTATGCTGTACACAAAGAGCGTCCTTTCTACAATGACCTTTGTGAGTACATGTCTTCTGGAAATATCTTGGCTGCTATCTTAGAAAAAGATAATGCTGTTGCAGATTTCCGTACTCTTATTGGAGCTACTAACCCAAAAGAAGCAGCAGAAGGAACAGTTCGTGCAAAATATGGTGAGTCTATCGAAGCAAATGCTGTTCACGGTTCAGACTCTGACGAGAATGCACAAATTGAAGGAAACTTCTTTTTCTCTAACTTAGAGCAATTTTAA
- a CDS encoding DUF962 domain-containing protein, translated as MQQWLDKYGESHQNKTNKIIHWICVPTIFFSVLGLLWSIPHGFLTNLFPFMGNFANFATIFCIACSIFYLRLSFPIFLGMITIAIVYLSICHWIDTNLSVPLWAIATTIFVVAWIGQFIGHKIEGEKPSFIDDLKFLLIGPAWLLSFVYSSLGVKY; from the coding sequence ATGCAACAATGGCTTGATAAATACGGAGAAAGCCATCAGAATAAGACAAATAAAATTATTCATTGGATTTGCGTTCCTACTATTTTCTTTAGCGTTTTAGGATTGCTTTGGAGTATCCCACATGGGTTTTTGACTAATTTATTCCCTTTTATGGGCAATTTTGCCAATTTCGCTACCATTTTTTGTATTGCCTGTTCTATTTTTTATTTACGGCTCTCCTTTCCTATTTTTTTAGGAATGATTACAATAGCTATTGTTTATCTTAGCATTTGCCATTGGATTGATACAAATCTTTCTGTACCACTTTGGGCTATTGCTACAACTATTTTTGTGGTAGCTTGGATAGGACAATTTATCGGACATAAAATTGAAGGAGAAAAGCCTTCTTTTATAGATGATTTGAAATTCCTTTTGATTGGCCCTGCGTGGTTGCTATCTTTCGTGTACAGCAGTTTAGGAGTGAAATATTAA